The segment GTTGGCCGACGGTATTAAGACAGTTGCTTCTAATGCCATTGGTAACATCGGCACGGTGGGTGAACCCGTAAGCCGGTGTGGGAAAATACAACAATGCAACTGAAGAACCTCTTCACGGACGAGGACGCGGTGTCGCCGGTCATCGGGGTCATCCTGATGGTCGCGATCACCGTCATCCTCGCAGCCGTAATCGGCGCGTTCGTCCTCGGAATCGGTGGCAGTCAAGAAAAGGTCCCCCAAGCCAGCTTCTCATATAATGCAGACGCCAGTAATACTCTCGAGGTGACGCATGAGGGTGGTGATGAAATAGATGCGTCACGAATCGAGTTCTCCGGCTCGGGTAACAGTAATGTCGTGCCGAGCTCAACGCCCTCTGACTGGAGCGCTGGAACAACGCTTACTTCTGACTCAGGTACTTGGAATACGGGAGACGATGTCCAAGTTATCTGGTCTTCATCCAGCAGCGATCAATCCAACATCATCGCTGAAGGGACGATCTGACCGATGGATCTCAAGAATTTATTGACGGATGAGGAGGCGGTGTCGCCGGTCATCGGGGTAATCCTGATGGTCGCGATCACGGTCATCCTCGCGGCCGTTATCGGTGCGTTCGTACTCGGTATCGGCGGTAGTCAAGAAAAGACCCCGCAAGCGAGTTGGGATTACAACACTGAAACCTCTCCGAACCACGCTTGGATCCAAGTAAATCACAAGGGGGGCGATGAAATCAATACTGATCAACTTGCTGTTAACGTAGCTGGAAGCACCGCCTGGGATGGCGGTAGTGCACAAAGTGGATGGACTCTGGACGATGGCGCTTCAGGCAATACAACCGGCTTCAGTGGGAGTGCGACTGCCGGTGATACGCTAAGTATCAAGGACGATGACGGCGGGGTAAGTGACGGTAACAGTATTACCTTAATCTGGTCCGCCCCCGGCAGTGATCAAACCAGCATCATTGGCGAAGGTGAGGTGCAGAGATAGACCAATGCAACTGAAGAACCTCTTCACGGATAATGAAGCTGTATCGCCAGTTATCGGGGTAATCCTGATGGTCGCGATCACCGTTATCCTCGCAGCCGTTATCGGCGCGTTCGTCCTCGGTATCGGAGGTAGCCAGGAACAGACTCCACAGGCAAGCTGGGAATGGAACAATGATTCAACGACTGGTGATCCATGTGGAACCGGGACCCTTTCTGGCTCCCCCACGTTTGGCGTCACTGTTCAACACAAGGGTGGCGATGAAATAGAAACCGATAATCTCGAACTTGGTGGAGCGGATTGTTCGTCAGCCTCTTCTGACACCCTCAGCGCAGGAAGCTCAATCCATATTACGGGCGCAGCGCCCGATAACACGGTGAATCTCGTCTGGAAGAGTTCCCAGAGCGATTCCACGAGCATTCTCTCATCGTTCGAGGTCTAATCACCGCACCCATCGTATAGGTCTCTAAATAACAATTTTCATGCTAAGATGAGAATCACAAAGGTGGTTTTAGAGGATGGAGCAGTTTCATCAGCAATTGGAGTGGTGCTGATGGTGGCGGTGACGGTCATCCTCGCAGCAGCGGTGGGGGCGTTTGCGCTCGGCCTGGCGGAGGAGTCTGCGAAGAAGACACCGTCAGCGTCTGTTGAAACAAAGTGGGGCACGGCGAAGGCTGGCGGAACAACGTACGACACGGTCGACATCACAATGCTCGGTGGAGACGGAATGCAGTCGAAGTACGTTACTGTGGCGAAGGCGGATGGGACGATCATCTGGGAGGGTGGGAGCCCAAATTCGCCATACACGACGTATGGCTCGAAGACGTGGGATTCGTCGAAAATCCAGTCGGGGGACACTCTCGGTATCAATGAGACCAACACCGGGGCCTTCACGGAGGGTGATACGGTGACTGTGATCTGGGATAATGGCCAGAAGTCGCAGGTACTTGGAACTGGTACGCTCCAATAGAGGGCCTTCCTTCTCTTCTTTTCCGTGACTAGCTGCAGGGCGTCGGCGCCCACTGAGAGGTCACAAGTCGATGCTGGCCATCGTCGCGTTGATGTTCTCCTCGATGGAGGCAGCGAGGTACGGTTCGATCGCATCGTAACTTGACCACCCGCCGAGGGCCATGACGATTCGCGGACTCACGTTCTCCTCGACGAGCAGGTGGTTCGCCCAGCATCGACGGAGGTCGTGCGTGCTCACGCGCCGGTAGTCGTCGTCGCCGGTCTCGTCGGCAGCTTGGGCGGCGGCGGCGTCGACCCAGTTCTGTAGCGTGCGCTTGGACCTGTCGACGATGGGGTCGCGGTCGCAGATCTCGTTCACGTCGGCGTTCACGATTCGGTGGATGTGCGCCTCGACATTCCCGTACTTATGAGAACCGAGAGTCGCCTCGTCTCGGAACTAAGGTTCACGCTTCTGCAGAAAAACGGAACTGGTCAACCTCAATTTCGACGAGAAAGAAGAGCTAGTATTGGCGAAGACAGACGATTAACCCCTCAACTGTCCTACCGGGTAACGGTAACGCGAGTCGTCATCTGAGGAGTGTCTTGTTCAAATGACTCTTCGAAGTGTGTCTTATTCTCAATCTGCTTTTCGGGATCATAGACGAAAACAAGAAGAGTGTCGATGTCTGTGTCGAGTCGGTATTGTTCCTTATCCTCCGATAGTTCGCCACGGAAATCCTTCCTAGTTCTACTCTCAGAGGCCCGCTTCACTTCGATTCCTATGGTTTCCTTCTTAATTAGGAAATCAATCCTTGGTGAGACAGCGCTATGTTCCTCTGTATGTGGCTCTCTTCGGACATCCTCAAAGTGCAATAGAAGGAGTGAATGTAGGAAGTATTGGACATCGTATTCATCGTCCATCGTCAAGGGTGGTCTTTCGCCTCGACGGTCCTTCAAGGGAACTACCATCTCACCGAACCTGCTAAATATCTCTTCAATTTGATAGATGGCTGATTTTTCAGCGTCAACGGGTTCCTCGTTCTGGAATCGGGCAACCGGCTCAGAATACTCTTTAGTAAAGAAATCATAGAAAGTCTGGTAGAGCGCCTCCACGTTCTGAATCCCTTGCGGGGTACCTTTATCGAACCTTTCGGCAGAAGGGATTGAAATCCCTCTCCATTCACTATCTGATTCGTTCCAGTGACGAAATCGTACACTTTGCTCTCCAACACTCACAGCGAGGGTGTCAATCCCCTCGGTCTTCTCTGTCGTCTCTCCCCGGATTCCCTGGATTTCATAGGTATAAGTCCCTTCTATGCCCC is part of the Halorubellus sp. JP-L1 genome and harbors:
- a CDS encoding type IV pilin, with product MQLKNLFTDNEAVSPVIGVILMVAITVILAAVIGAFVLGIGGSQEQTPQASWEWNNDSTTGDPCGTGTLSGSPTFGVTVQHKGGDEIETDNLELGGADCSSASSDTLSAGSSIHITGAAPDNTVNLVWKSSQSDSTSILSSFEV
- a CDS encoding type IV pilin; this translates as MQLKNLFTDEDAVSPVIGVILMVAITVILAAVIGAFVLGIGGSQEKVPQASFSYNADASNTLEVTHEGGDEIDASRIEFSGSGNSNVVPSSTPSDWSAGTTLTSDSGTWNTGDDVQVIWSSSSSDQSNIIAEGTI
- a CDS encoding type IV pilin, producing MDLKNLLTDEEAVSPVIGVILMVAITVILAAVIGAFVLGIGGSQEKTPQASWDYNTETSPNHAWIQVNHKGGDEINTDQLAVNVAGSTAWDGGSAQSGWTLDDGASGNTTGFSGSATAGDTLSIKDDDGGVSDGNSITLIWSAPGSDQTSIIGEGEVQR
- a CDS encoding type IV pilin, with the protein product MRITKVVLEDGAVSSAIGVVLMVAVTVILAAAVGAFALGLAEESAKKTPSASVETKWGTAKAGGTTYDTVDITMLGGDGMQSKYVTVAKADGTIIWEGGSPNSPYTTYGSKTWDSSKIQSGDTLGINETNTGAFTEGDTVTVIWDNGQKSQVLGTGTLQ
- a CDS encoding tyrosine-type recombinase/integrase, which produces MNADVNEICDRDPIVDRSKRTLQNWVDAAAAQAADETGDDDYRRVSTHDLRRCWANHLLVEENVSPRIVMALGGWSSYDAIEPYLAASIEENINATMASIDL